In Passer domesticus isolate bPasDom1 chromosome 7, bPasDom1.hap1, whole genome shotgun sequence, one genomic interval encodes:
- the STARD8 gene encoding stAR-related lipid transfer protein 8 isoform X5, whose amino-acid sequence MTLNTCASMKLDVHFQRKQNEDSEEEEQCAISTRWTYQRDSKRWSRVGSADVLSQGSEALSCTMHPVSSRESVLTDLSTNPEATSLHSTGSVGSVGGTGGTLGTVAVPSEPPSPLRAAATASSCSQSEGSAPEQPSGQGEGSKEKLKKRRSRSFLKRIESLRRKDKEKPSPERRAAPRSSATLPPGWGSLKSDGDLAAIRTNSSKRGTPAPFHSKKHFFSVSYRTNRLLGPGGAKGSSDPKRGGVYLEDYDTDTATATGGAWAAAECQRRARHGDCLVYIPCDHKPGTFPKSLSIESLCPLAGSSLSHWKAGSAAVGLGGGGSSGSVGGSSSPRGFARRRRGSCSSLGSRVSVYDNVPDFGSSEDFCKDGEVTYENLDDILQHVWVLQQKVELWCKAVSPGLDGGEGGDEEEDEEESDSGGEPSNLHFEEQSMSDVGTSASDFDSTGNSLNEAEEIETRERRDSGVGASLTRPCRKLRWHSFQNSHRPSLNSASLEINRQSSAQLNLLQKCSLLRLTAIMEKYSVPHKQAWTWTVPKFMKRSKVPDYRDKMVFGVPPIVNVQRTGQPLPQSIQQAMRYLRSQCLDQVGIFRKSGVKSRIQALRHMNETSPDNVDYSGQSAYDVADLLKQYFRDLPEPIFTSKLTDTFLQIYQFVSKEQRLQAVQAAIILMPDENREVLQTLLYFLSDIASAEENQMTAGNLAVCLAPSIFHLNVSKKESTSPRAIHKKGTMGKPDQKDLNENMAATQGLSHMISDCKKLFQVSHDILLQLSSSYMAADAYPHPLADLVCQGESKDLHSYFEQSVQNLLKESSEKFKGWMSTPGPLNTELSCKKVGDGHPLRLWKVSTEVEAPPATVLHRVLRERHLWDEDLLQSRVVEALDKDMEVYHYVTDSMAPHPRRDCMVLRRWRTDLPRGACLLSSLSVEHDKVPVEGGVKAIVLTSQYLIEPGAMGRSRVTHICRADLRGRSPEWYNRVFGHLCAMELARIRDSFPALSPAGPETKI is encoded by the exons ATGACCCTGAACACCTGTGCCTCCATGAAGCTGGATGTTCACTTTCAGCGTAAACAG AATGAAGACTCTGAGGAGGAAGAGCAGTGTGCCATCAGCACCCGGTGGACGTACCAGAGGGACAGCAAAAGGTGGTCACGGGTGGGGTCCGCCGATGTCCTGTCCcagggctcggaggccctgagCTGCACCATGCACCCAGTGTCCAGCCGCGAGAGCGTCCTCACCGACCTCAGCACCAACCCCGAGGCCACGTCCCTGCACAGCACGGGCAGTGTGGGCAGCGTGGGTGGCACGGGTGGCACGCTGGGCACTGTGGCCGTGCCATCCGAGCCCCCGTCCCCTCTCCGTGCCGCTGCCACCgcctccagctgcagccagagcgaGGGCTCTGCCCCGGAGCAGCCCTCGGGCCAGGGAGAGGGCTCCAAGGAGAAGCTGAAGAAGCGACGGTCTCGAAGCTTCCTGAAGCGGATCGAGTCCCTgcggaggaaggacaaggagaagcCCAGCCCAGAGAGGAGGGCGGCTCCGCGCAGCAGCGCCACTCTCCCACCAGGATGGGGCTCTCTGAAGAGTGATGGGGACCTTGCGGCCATCAGGACCAACTCCTCTAAAAGAGGGACACCTGCCCCTTTCCACAGCAAAAAACACTTCTTCTCGGTATCATACAGGACTAACCGCCTGCTCGGCCCCGGGGGCGCCAAGGGCAGCTCTGACCCCAAACGCGGTGGAGTTTACCTGGAGGATTACGACACGGACACGGCCACTGCCACCGGCGGTGCCTGGGCTGCTGCCGAGTGCCAGCGCCGGGCTCGCCATGGCGATTGCCTGGTTTATATCCCCTGTGACCACAAGCCCGGCAccttccccaaatccctgtccatCGAGAGCTTGTGTCCCCTGGCCGGCAGCTCCCTGAGCCACTGGAAGGCAGGGAGTGCGGCCGTGGGGCTGGGCgggggcggcagcagcggcagcgtgGGGGGCTCGTCCTCCCCGAGGGGCTTCGCCCGCCGGCgccggggctcctgcagctccctgggcagccgcGTCAGCGTCTACGACAACGTGCCGGACTTCGGCAGCAGCGAGGATTTCTGCAAGGACGGGGAGGTCACCTACGAGAACCTCGACGACATCCTGCAGCACGTGtgggtgctgcagcagaaggTGGAGCTCTGGTGTAAAGCCGTCTCCCCTGGCCTGGATGGAGGGGAAGGGGGCGAtgaagaggaggatgaggaggagtcGGACTCGGGAGGGGAACCCTCCAACCTGCATTTCGAGGAACAGTCCATGTCGGATGTTGGCACCTCTGCCAGTGACTTTGATAGCACGGGGAACTCCCTCAACGAGGCTGAAGAGATCGAGACACGGGAGCGCCGGGATTCGGGGGTAGGAGCATCCCTCACAAGACCCTGCAG AAAGCTGCGTTGGCACAGCTTCCAGAACTCGCACCGGCCCAGCCTGAACTCGGCCTCGCTGGAGATCAACCGCCAGTCATCGGCCCAGCTCAACCTGCTCCAGAAGTGCTCCCTGCTCCGCCTCACCGCCATCATGGAGAAGTACTCCGTGCCCCACAAGCAGGCCTGGACGTG GACTGTCCCCAAATTCATGAAGCGGAGTAAGGTCCCTGACTACAGGGACAAgatggtttttggggtgccACCCATTGTCAACGTGCAGCGgacggggcagcccctgccccagagcATCCAGCAGGCCATGCGCTACCTGCGCAGCCAGTGCCTGGACCAG GTTGGCATTTTCCGCAAGTCCGGGGTGAAGTCCCGGATCCAGGCGCTCCGGCACATGAACGAGACCAGCCCCGACAACGTCGACTACTCGGGGCAGTCGGCGTACGACGTGGCCGACCTGCTGAAGCAGTACTTCCGCGACCTGCCCGAGCCCATCTTCACCAGCAAGCTGACCGACACCTTCCTGCAGATCTACCAGT TTGTGTCCAAGGAGCAGCGGCTGCAGGCGGTGCAGGCTGCCATCATCCTCATGCCAGATGAGAACAGGGAGGTGCTGCAGACCCTGCTCTACTTCCTGAGCGACATTGCCTCGGCTGAGGAGAACCAGATGACAGCTGGGAACCTGGCTGTGTGCCTGGCCCCCTCCATCTTCCACCTCAACGTGTCCAAGAAGGAAAGCACATCGCCCAG GGCCATACACAAGAAGGGCACCATGGGGAAGCCGGACCAGAAGGACCTCAATGAGAACATGGCTGCGACACAGGGGCTCTCCCACATGATCAGCGACTGCAAGAAGCTCTTCCAG GTCTCCCATGACAtcttgctgcagctgagcagctcctATATGGCTGCAGATGCTTATCCCCACCCCCTGGCTGACTTGGTGTGCCAGGGGGAGAGCAAGGATTTACACTCCTACTTTGAGCAGAGTGTCCAGAACCTGCTCAAAGAGTCGTCAGAGAAATTCAAGGGATGGATGAGCACGCCGGGGCCCCTGAACACAGAGCTGTCCTGCAAAAAG GTTGGGGACGGGCACCCTCTGCGCCTGTGGAAGGTCTCCACGGAGGTCGAGGCCCCTCCTGCCACGGTGCTGCACCGGGTGCTGCGGGAGCGTCACCTGTGGGACGAGGACCTGCTGCAGAGCCGGGTGGTGGAGGCGCTGGACAAGGACATGGAGGTGTACCACTACGTGACGGACAGCATGGCCCCGCACCCGCGCAGGGACTGCATGGTGCTCCG GCGCTGGCGCACGGACCTGCCGCGGGGAGCCTGCCTGCTCAGCTCCCTCTCGGTGGAGCACGACAAGGTGCCCGTGGAGGGAGGTGTCAAGGCCATCGTGCTGACGTCCCAGTACCTCATCGAGCCCGGCGCCATGGGCCGCTCGCGGGTGACGCACATCTGCAGGGCTGACCTCAG gggtCGGTCTCCCGAGTGGTATAACAGGGTCTTTGGCCACCTCTGTGCCATGGAGCTGGCAAGGATCCGAGACTCTTTCCCAGCCCTGAGTCCCGCCGGCCCCGAGACAAAGATTTGA
- the STARD8 gene encoding stAR-related lipid transfer protein 8 isoform X3, whose protein sequence is MLWHQLSPAAGRGKLRHGPAPAALLQSHPWGRIHGAEIEAKKACDWLRAAGFPQYAQLYEESSFPLDISAVKKDHSFLDQDSLKSLCRRLMTLNTCASMKLDVHFQRKQNEDSEEEEQCAISTRWTYQRDSKRWSRVGSADVLSQGSEALSCTMHPVSSRESVLTDLSTNPEATSLHSTGSVGSVGGTGGTLGTVAVPSEPPSPLRAAATASSCSQSEGSAPEQPSGQGEGSKEKLKKRRSRSFLKRIESLRRKDKEKPSPERRAAPRSSATLPPGWGSLKSDGDLAAIRTNSSKRGTPAPFHSKKHFFSVSYRTNRLLGPGGAKGSSDPKRGGVYLEDYDTDTATATGGAWAAAECQRRARHGDCLVYIPCDHKPGTFPKSLSIESLCPLAGSSLSHWKAGSAAVGLGGGGSSGSVGGSSSPRGFARRRRGSCSSLGSRVSVYDNVPDFGSSEDFCKDGEVTYENLDDILQHVWVLQQKVELWCKAVSPGLDGGEGGDEEEDEEESDSGGEPSNLHFEEQSMSDVGTSASDFDSTGNSLNEAEEIETRERRDSGVGASLTRPCRKLRWHSFQNSHRPSLNSASLEINRQSSAQLNLLQKCSLLRLTAIMEKYSVPHKQAWTWTVPKFMKRSKVPDYRDKMVFGVPPIVNVQRTGQPLPQSIQQAMRYLRSQCLDQVGIFRKSGVKSRIQALRHMNETSPDNVDYSGQSAYDVADLLKQYFRDLPEPIFTSKLTDTFLQIYQFVSKEQRLQAVQAAIILMPDENREVLQTLLYFLSDIASAEENQMTAGNLAVCLAPSIFHLNVSKKESTSPRAIHKKGTMGKPDQKDLNENMAATQGLSHMISDCKKLFQVSHDILLQLSSSYMAADAYPHPLADLVCQGESKDLHSYFEQSVQNLLKESSEKFKGWMSTPGPLNTELSCKKVGDGHPLRLWKVSTEVEAPPATVLHRVLRERHLWDEDLLQSRVVEALDKDMEVYHYVTDSMAPHPRRDCMVLRRWRTDLPRGACLLSSLSVEHDKVPVEGGVKAIVLTSQYLIEPGAMGRSRVTHICRADLRGRSPEWYNRVFGHLCAMELARIRDSFPALSPAGPETKI, encoded by the exons AAATTGAAGCCAAGAAAGCGTGTGACTGGCTCCGGGCAGCGGGGTTCCCCCAGTATGCCCAGCTGTACGAAG AGTCGTCATTCCCTCTTGACATCAGTGCTGTGAAGAAGGACCACAGCTTCCTGGACCAGGATTCCCTCAAATCCCTGTGCAG GAGGCTGATGACCCTGAACACCTGTGCCTCCATGAAGCTGGATGTTCACTTTCAGCGTAAACAG AATGAAGACTCTGAGGAGGAAGAGCAGTGTGCCATCAGCACCCGGTGGACGTACCAGAGGGACAGCAAAAGGTGGTCACGGGTGGGGTCCGCCGATGTCCTGTCCcagggctcggaggccctgagCTGCACCATGCACCCAGTGTCCAGCCGCGAGAGCGTCCTCACCGACCTCAGCACCAACCCCGAGGCCACGTCCCTGCACAGCACGGGCAGTGTGGGCAGCGTGGGTGGCACGGGTGGCACGCTGGGCACTGTGGCCGTGCCATCCGAGCCCCCGTCCCCTCTCCGTGCCGCTGCCACCgcctccagctgcagccagagcgaGGGCTCTGCCCCGGAGCAGCCCTCGGGCCAGGGAGAGGGCTCCAAGGAGAAGCTGAAGAAGCGACGGTCTCGAAGCTTCCTGAAGCGGATCGAGTCCCTgcggaggaaggacaaggagaagcCCAGCCCAGAGAGGAGGGCGGCTCCGCGCAGCAGCGCCACTCTCCCACCAGGATGGGGCTCTCTGAAGAGTGATGGGGACCTTGCGGCCATCAGGACCAACTCCTCTAAAAGAGGGACACCTGCCCCTTTCCACAGCAAAAAACACTTCTTCTCGGTATCATACAGGACTAACCGCCTGCTCGGCCCCGGGGGCGCCAAGGGCAGCTCTGACCCCAAACGCGGTGGAGTTTACCTGGAGGATTACGACACGGACACGGCCACTGCCACCGGCGGTGCCTGGGCTGCTGCCGAGTGCCAGCGCCGGGCTCGCCATGGCGATTGCCTGGTTTATATCCCCTGTGACCACAAGCCCGGCAccttccccaaatccctgtccatCGAGAGCTTGTGTCCCCTGGCCGGCAGCTCCCTGAGCCACTGGAAGGCAGGGAGTGCGGCCGTGGGGCTGGGCgggggcggcagcagcggcagcgtgGGGGGCTCGTCCTCCCCGAGGGGCTTCGCCCGCCGGCgccggggctcctgcagctccctgggcagccgcGTCAGCGTCTACGACAACGTGCCGGACTTCGGCAGCAGCGAGGATTTCTGCAAGGACGGGGAGGTCACCTACGAGAACCTCGACGACATCCTGCAGCACGTGtgggtgctgcagcagaaggTGGAGCTCTGGTGTAAAGCCGTCTCCCCTGGCCTGGATGGAGGGGAAGGGGGCGAtgaagaggaggatgaggaggagtcGGACTCGGGAGGGGAACCCTCCAACCTGCATTTCGAGGAACAGTCCATGTCGGATGTTGGCACCTCTGCCAGTGACTTTGATAGCACGGGGAACTCCCTCAACGAGGCTGAAGAGATCGAGACACGGGAGCGCCGGGATTCGGGGGTAGGAGCATCCCTCACAAGACCCTGCAG AAAGCTGCGTTGGCACAGCTTCCAGAACTCGCACCGGCCCAGCCTGAACTCGGCCTCGCTGGAGATCAACCGCCAGTCATCGGCCCAGCTCAACCTGCTCCAGAAGTGCTCCCTGCTCCGCCTCACCGCCATCATGGAGAAGTACTCCGTGCCCCACAAGCAGGCCTGGACGTG GACTGTCCCCAAATTCATGAAGCGGAGTAAGGTCCCTGACTACAGGGACAAgatggtttttggggtgccACCCATTGTCAACGTGCAGCGgacggggcagcccctgccccagagcATCCAGCAGGCCATGCGCTACCTGCGCAGCCAGTGCCTGGACCAG GTTGGCATTTTCCGCAAGTCCGGGGTGAAGTCCCGGATCCAGGCGCTCCGGCACATGAACGAGACCAGCCCCGACAACGTCGACTACTCGGGGCAGTCGGCGTACGACGTGGCCGACCTGCTGAAGCAGTACTTCCGCGACCTGCCCGAGCCCATCTTCACCAGCAAGCTGACCGACACCTTCCTGCAGATCTACCAGT TTGTGTCCAAGGAGCAGCGGCTGCAGGCGGTGCAGGCTGCCATCATCCTCATGCCAGATGAGAACAGGGAGGTGCTGCAGACCCTGCTCTACTTCCTGAGCGACATTGCCTCGGCTGAGGAGAACCAGATGACAGCTGGGAACCTGGCTGTGTGCCTGGCCCCCTCCATCTTCCACCTCAACGTGTCCAAGAAGGAAAGCACATCGCCCAG GGCCATACACAAGAAGGGCACCATGGGGAAGCCGGACCAGAAGGACCTCAATGAGAACATGGCTGCGACACAGGGGCTCTCCCACATGATCAGCGACTGCAAGAAGCTCTTCCAG GTCTCCCATGACAtcttgctgcagctgagcagctcctATATGGCTGCAGATGCTTATCCCCACCCCCTGGCTGACTTGGTGTGCCAGGGGGAGAGCAAGGATTTACACTCCTACTTTGAGCAGAGTGTCCAGAACCTGCTCAAAGAGTCGTCAGAGAAATTCAAGGGATGGATGAGCACGCCGGGGCCCCTGAACACAGAGCTGTCCTGCAAAAAG GTTGGGGACGGGCACCCTCTGCGCCTGTGGAAGGTCTCCACGGAGGTCGAGGCCCCTCCTGCCACGGTGCTGCACCGGGTGCTGCGGGAGCGTCACCTGTGGGACGAGGACCTGCTGCAGAGCCGGGTGGTGGAGGCGCTGGACAAGGACATGGAGGTGTACCACTACGTGACGGACAGCATGGCCCCGCACCCGCGCAGGGACTGCATGGTGCTCCG GCGCTGGCGCACGGACCTGCCGCGGGGAGCCTGCCTGCTCAGCTCCCTCTCGGTGGAGCACGACAAGGTGCCCGTGGAGGGAGGTGTCAAGGCCATCGTGCTGACGTCCCAGTACCTCATCGAGCCCGGCGCCATGGGCCGCTCGCGGGTGACGCACATCTGCAGGGCTGACCTCAG gggtCGGTCTCCCGAGTGGTATAACAGGGTCTTTGGCCACCTCTGTGCCATGGAGCTGGCAAGGATCCGAGACTCTTTCCCAGCCCTGAGTCCCGCCGGCCCCGAGACAAAGATTTGA